In Corynebacterium ulcerans, one genomic interval encodes:
- a CDS encoding M3 family metallopeptidase, which produces MTLPVSNPLLKESSLPYQLPPFRDISVEHFLPAFEAALATHDREIAQIADNPESPSWENTVEALERSGRDLERVASVFFNLHTTDSSEAMDEIAARVAPLLAEHSDAIYLNSALFARLEAVVAPEDAESKRLHAHLLRTFRRHGAGLDESDMARLREINARLSVLADAFGRNLLADTKALAVQFPHGEELEGLSPGRLASAAADAQSAGVDGFVIPLELPTVQAEQGSLARHEARARLYEASQRRGAESNAGIVVETVQLRAERAALLGYETHADYVIAEETAGSAAAARDLLFDLAPAAAANARGEYKLLDEASRGESEEWVQESTMDGADWPYWESKVRARDFALDEEELSQYFPLQQVLRDGVFYAANRLYGITVIPRLDMEGYAEGVDVWEVKDANGEGIGLFLTDYFGRPSKRGGAWMSSFMDQSDLLGTKPVVVNVMGITKPADGSDALLSIDSLRTVFHEFGHALHGLLSQVRYPTFSGTNVPRDYVEFPSQINENWAFDPAILKNFARHVDTGEVIPDELVAAIGKARQFGQGFATTEYLSAAVIDLAWHSLTKKEAAQLSSEDIAEFERKALEEAGLDVEHVEPRYKSTYFNHIFAGGYSAGYYSYLWAEALDADGFDWFTEQGAAGVAASESAARDAGQKFRDLVLSRGGADDFTTAFESLRGRAKDVGPLLRRRGLAGAVQ; this is translated from the coding sequence ATGACGTTACCTGTATCGAATCCTTTGCTAAAAGAGTCCTCGCTGCCGTACCAGCTTCCGCCATTCCGAGATATTTCAGTGGAGCATTTCCTCCCGGCATTTGAGGCAGCGCTGGCCACGCATGACCGAGAAATCGCACAGATAGCAGACAACCCAGAATCTCCGTCGTGGGAAAACACGGTGGAAGCGCTGGAACGCAGCGGGCGAGATTTAGAGCGCGTGGCGTCGGTGTTTTTTAATCTTCATACGACTGACTCTTCTGAAGCCATGGATGAGATCGCGGCTCGGGTCGCTCCTTTGCTGGCTGAGCATTCGGATGCGATCTATCTGAATTCTGCGTTGTTCGCACGTCTAGAAGCGGTCGTGGCGCCGGAAGACGCCGAGTCGAAGCGCCTGCATGCGCATCTGCTCAGGACGTTTCGTCGACACGGCGCAGGTTTAGATGAGTCCGACATGGCGCGGTTACGAGAGATTAATGCTCGCTTGTCCGTGCTTGCCGACGCCTTTGGCCGCAACCTACTCGCCGATACCAAAGCACTTGCCGTCCAGTTTCCCCACGGGGAGGAATTGGAGGGGCTGAGCCCCGGGCGCCTCGCCTCGGCAGCCGCGGATGCCCAGTCGGCCGGCGTGGACGGGTTTGTCATCCCACTTGAACTTCCCACTGTGCAAGCGGAGCAGGGCAGCCTTGCCCGCCATGAGGCGCGGGCGCGGTTGTATGAGGCGTCGCAACGCAGGGGCGCTGAGTCGAATGCGGGCATTGTGGTGGAGACCGTGCAGCTGCGGGCGGAGCGGGCTGCGCTATTGGGCTATGAGACTCATGCCGACTATGTGATTGCGGAGGAAACAGCGGGGTCGGCTGCGGCTGCGCGAGATTTGCTGTTTGATCTGGCTCCGGCAGCGGCGGCGAATGCGCGTGGTGAGTACAAGCTGCTCGATGAAGCCTCCCGTGGGGAATCCGAGGAGTGGGTGCAGGAATCGACGATGGATGGGGCGGATTGGCCTTATTGGGAGTCGAAGGTGCGCGCTCGTGATTTCGCTTTAGACGAAGAGGAACTATCGCAGTATTTTCCGTTGCAACAGGTGCTACGCGACGGAGTCTTCTACGCAGCTAACCGACTGTATGGAATTACAGTAATTCCGCGCTTGGATATGGAGGGCTATGCGGAAGGCGTTGACGTGTGGGAGGTCAAAGATGCAAACGGTGAGGGCATTGGTCTGTTTTTGACGGACTATTTTGGGCGGCCGTCGAAACGCGGTGGCGCGTGGATGAGCAGTTTTATGGATCAGTCGGATTTGCTGGGAACCAAGCCCGTCGTGGTGAACGTGATGGGTATTACCAAGCCGGCAGACGGTTCTGACGCTCTGCTCAGCATCGATTCTCTGCGGACGGTGTTCCACGAATTTGGCCACGCATTACATGGTCTGCTGTCTCAGGTGCGTTATCCCACGTTCTCGGGGACTAATGTTCCGCGAGATTATGTTGAGTTCCCTTCTCAAATTAATGAAAACTGGGCGTTTGATCCCGCCATTTTGAAGAATTTTGCGCGCCACGTGGACACTGGTGAGGTCATCCCGGACGAACTGGTTGCTGCGATTGGAAAGGCTCGTCAGTTTGGGCAGGGATTCGCCACAACGGAGTACCTGTCGGCTGCCGTTATCGATCTCGCATGGCATTCATTGACCAAGAAAGAAGCGGCGCAGCTGTCCTCGGAGGACATCGCAGAATTTGAACGCAAGGCTTTGGAAGAAGCGGGATTAGACGTAGAGCACGTTGAACCTCGGTATAAGTCCACCTACTTTAACCATATTTTTGCTGGTGGATATTCAGCGGGGTATTACTCCTACTTGTGGGCAGAGGCGCTGGATGCCGATGGTTTTGACTGGTTCACTGAGCAGGGAGCCGCAGGCGTGGCGGCGTCGGAAAGTGCTGCCAGAGACGCGGGGCAAAAGTTCCGCGATCTCGTGTTGTCGCGCGGCGGTGCGGATGACTTCACCACGGCATTCGAGTCGTTGCGGGGCCGTGCTAAAGATGTTGGGCCGTTGTTGCGTCGTCGTGGCTTAGCCGGGGCGGTGCAATAA
- a CDS encoding carboxylesterase family protein — protein sequence MSESASSQLITCPGGTFTGTVRQYTNGSVATYDPIVYGALTSEFAPALHVYSPTESANPAAHNNLRTQLHLTVTAPAHAAKFNDLPVLAVIHGGGYDSGSRNETSFDGAEPAQAGVIVVSIDYRLGIQGFARFHDDAPHHYRGIDDCALALEWIQTHIEDFGGDPTNVTLFGQSAGAGIALWLARRDHYRGMFRRVWAASPSFPRGEMKRRKATLRWALSAPITQSGLEELRRKHLDKGYKRYKRYFPTDLALGPWDYDANELTAIPIIVSSTDRELYQLPAAQQADAASWLHPLRPRIARHMGATADYIQQKSTQPDFFRALTGASLIHRWVKQTLKRTYGDTWYIHYTSSNNHEATHCSDLSLLFHSRDNQPDSPRGILLAFARGATPDWPRYRKGASGLGICVDGAGAQLLTDPLRGEFE from the coding sequence ATGTCTGAAAGCGCATCTTCGCAGCTCATTACCTGCCCCGGCGGTACCTTCACCGGCACGGTCCGCCAATACACCAATGGCAGCGTGGCGACCTATGACCCCATCGTCTATGGAGCGCTCACCAGCGAATTTGCCCCCGCACTTCACGTGTATTCCCCCACGGAGAGTGCAAATCCCGCAGCCCACAACAATCTGCGCACACAGCTTCACCTCACCGTCACAGCCCCGGCTCATGCCGCAAAGTTCAATGATCTTCCTGTTCTAGCGGTGATCCACGGCGGCGGATACGACTCCGGTTCCCGCAACGAAACCTCCTTCGACGGCGCCGAGCCAGCACAAGCCGGAGTCATCGTGGTCAGCATCGACTACCGACTCGGTATCCAGGGCTTTGCACGCTTTCACGACGACGCCCCGCACCACTACCGAGGCATCGACGACTGTGCACTCGCCCTCGAATGGATTCAAACCCACATCGAGGACTTTGGCGGCGACCCCACCAATGTCACCCTCTTCGGTCAATCCGCAGGGGCTGGAATCGCACTCTGGCTCGCCCGGCGCGACCACTATCGAGGGATGTTTCGGCGGGTGTGGGCGGCGTCGCCAAGCTTCCCCCGTGGGGAAATGAAACGCCGCAAAGCAACCCTCCGATGGGCACTATCCGCACCAATCACTCAATCCGGACTTGAAGAGTTACGTCGCAAACACCTCGACAAAGGCTACAAACGCTATAAACGCTACTTCCCCACCGATTTGGCGCTAGGCCCCTGGGACTACGACGCCAACGAACTCACAGCAATCCCCATCATCGTCAGTTCCACCGATCGCGAGCTCTACCAACTGCCCGCCGCACAACAAGCCGATGCAGCATCATGGCTACACCCGCTGCGCCCGCGCATCGCCCGGCATATGGGGGCCACAGCCGACTACATTCAACAAAAATCCACTCAACCCGACTTTTTTCGCGCTCTCACCGGAGCTTCGCTCATCCACCGCTGGGTCAAGCAAACGCTCAAACGCACATACGGCGACACCTGGTACATCCATTACACCAGCTCAAACAATCACGAAGCCACCCACTGCAGCGACCTCAGTCTCCTCTTTCATTCCAGAGACAACCAGCCAGATTCCCCACGGGGGATACTTCTGGCCTTCGCCCGCGGCGCTACGCCGGATTGGCCTCGGTATCGCAAAGGTGCCAGCGGGCTGGGGATCTGTGTTGATGGGGCGGGTGCCCAGCTGCTTACTGACCCCCTCCGTGGGGAATTTGAGTAA
- the idi gene encoding isopentenyl-diphosphate Delta-isomerase: MNDVDLVVLVDAQGNPTGTAPKSTVHTHDTPLHLAFSCYVLGPDGKILVTRRALSKKTWPGVWTNSACGHLLPNETSAEAAIRRVPHEIGLSRGELKNLECVLPDFRYRAIDSQGTVEWEICPVFIAYIDDPLLLQPRPDEIDSLAWMKPEDLFNAVDAAPFAFSPWMVEQLEHEELRHKLIGT, from the coding sequence ATGAACGACGTCGATCTCGTCGTGCTTGTCGACGCACAAGGTAACCCGACCGGCACCGCTCCCAAATCTACAGTCCATACCCACGATACGCCTCTTCACCTGGCATTTTCCTGCTACGTCCTGGGCCCTGATGGAAAAATCTTGGTGACTCGGCGAGCACTGAGCAAAAAAACGTGGCCAGGCGTGTGGACTAATTCAGCCTGCGGGCATTTACTTCCCAACGAAACATCAGCTGAAGCCGCCATTCGTAGGGTTCCCCACGAGATCGGTCTCTCCCGTGGGGAACTAAAGAATTTGGAGTGCGTTTTGCCAGATTTTCGGTACCGAGCAATTGATTCTCAGGGAACCGTTGAGTGGGAAATCTGCCCTGTTTTTATCGCGTACATTGATGATCCTCTTCTTTTGCAACCTAGACCAGACGAGATAGATTCACTGGCGTGGATGAAACCCGAAGACCTTTTTAATGCCGTGGACGCCGCGCCTTTCGCCTTTAGTCCCTGGATGGTGGAACAACTTGAGCATGAAGAATTACGGCACAAACTAATCGGCACATAG
- a CDS encoding DUF3558 family protein, translated as MGIGGFLMHWLNLGTDSQQSYSFMRRCLLLLTFMIICALTFTACARNTVKESVAALHTNPTTPTTENAHPDFPEVMEPNPADPNFSFFDPCTDVPVEIYERAGIVASGSRSPQLKGYKRSYCHYRFKVTPDPAAVLQIGADVLTRLDVNKGNDILLDIKNIKGAPDGVYFTSAKLGGEDYECTAIMPTARGRIWVSHLFFGAGDFTQEDACPKAWEILKEITRGI; from the coding sequence ATGGGCATAGGGGGTTTTCTCATGCACTGGCTAAACCTTGGGACTGATTCGCAGCAGTCGTACTCTTTCATGCGTCGATGTTTATTGCTACTAACGTTCATGATTATCTGTGCGCTCACGTTCACTGCATGTGCACGGAATACTGTTAAAGAATCTGTAGCGGCGCTCCACACCAATCCAACAACTCCAACAACGGAAAATGCGCATCCGGATTTTCCTGAAGTCATGGAACCGAATCCAGCAGACCCCAATTTCTCATTTTTTGACCCGTGTACGGATGTGCCGGTGGAAATTTATGAGCGGGCTGGGATCGTTGCTTCGGGGTCACGTTCCCCGCAGCTAAAAGGCTATAAAAGATCGTATTGTCATTATAGGTTTAAAGTCACGCCTGATCCTGCTGCTGTACTCCAAATAGGTGCGGACGTTCTTACACGCTTAGATGTCAATAAAGGTAACGACATCCTGCTTGATATTAAGAACATTAAAGGAGCTCCGGATGGGGTTTATTTCACTTCTGCGAAATTAGGGGGAGAAGATTATGAGTGCACTGCAATAATGCCAACAGCTCGAGGTCGAATTTGGGTTTCCCATTTATTTTTTGGAGCTGGAGACTTCACTCAAGAAGATGCTTGCCCTAAAGCATGGGAAATATTAAAAGAAATAACAAGGGGGATCTAA
- a CDS encoding ABC transporter ATP-binding protein, protein MRSILRILRSASALWPFYLGVILSAVFVAILALATPFIIKDATDTIVSAVNGEMSVEKATPHVIWLAIALLVTQLANTAFTNVGGYIGDVMAARLRQILSTRYFAKLLGMPQRYFDDQVTGTIIARLDRSITSITQALQAMSNNFFPMIITVVAVLGISASYYWPLAVLLAIIIPVYMWLTSLTSKKWQVIEGQKNEQVDLAGGRFAEVVSQVKVVKSFVAEVRELKGFSHKYAKTVEFTRKQSTFWHFMDALRSGAMNVIFFGIYLVLFYRTLHGHFSLGDMVLLIQLVNMARMPMTMMSWVVDTTQRAIAGSKDYFEVMEKDLEATVNPDIAAATTASDEPVLHDNTIPPLSPRGEQPVVKFSNVSFSYNEGEQVLNAVSFAADQGQRIALVGESGGGKSTIVNLLLGLYQPSAGRLSVCGEDVSELSSEQLRASVGVVFQESSLFSGTIRENIAYSRPDATLEEVVDVAKRANAHDFISAFPHGYDTLIGERGLRLSGGQKQRIAVARAMLKDAPVLVLDEATSALDTKSEIAVQAGLEQLMVGRTTIIIAHRLSTIADVDTIITLRDGTVDEIGSPAELAHSGGIYAELLALTSDASEANKEKLKKFGFQA, encoded by the coding sequence GTGCGATCCATTCTTAGAATCCTCCGCAGCGCTTCCGCCCTTTGGCCCTTTTACCTGGGGGTTATCCTCTCCGCAGTATTTGTTGCCATACTCGCGCTAGCCACCCCCTTCATCATCAAAGACGCCACCGACACTATCGTTTCTGCAGTAAACGGCGAGATGAGCGTCGAAAAAGCTACTCCGCACGTCATTTGGCTTGCCATTGCATTGCTCGTCACACAACTCGCGAACACTGCGTTTACAAATGTCGGAGGCTATATCGGCGATGTAATGGCCGCACGGCTGCGGCAAATCTTGTCCACGCGCTACTTTGCCAAGCTTCTAGGCATGCCCCAGCGATATTTTGACGACCAAGTCACCGGCACAATAATCGCGCGCCTCGACCGCTCTATCACATCAATCACTCAAGCGCTGCAAGCAATGTCCAACAACTTCTTCCCCATGATCATCACCGTGGTGGCAGTGCTGGGCATTTCTGCAAGCTACTACTGGCCACTGGCAGTCCTTCTAGCCATCATCATCCCCGTCTACATGTGGCTGACATCATTGACCAGTAAAAAATGGCAAGTTATCGAGGGACAAAAGAATGAACAAGTCGATCTCGCAGGCGGACGCTTCGCCGAAGTCGTAAGCCAAGTCAAAGTAGTCAAAAGCTTTGTCGCTGAGGTTCGCGAGCTCAAAGGTTTTAGCCACAAATACGCCAAAACCGTTGAGTTCACTCGCAAGCAATCAACCTTCTGGCACTTCATGGACGCCCTCCGCAGCGGCGCAATGAACGTTATTTTCTTCGGAATTTACCTCGTTCTCTTCTACAGAACTCTCCACGGACACTTCTCCCTCGGCGATATGGTTTTGCTCATCCAACTCGTCAACATGGCCCGCATGCCCATGACAATGATGAGCTGGGTCGTAGACACAACGCAGCGCGCCATCGCCGGGTCTAAAGATTACTTCGAGGTCATGGAAAAGGACCTCGAAGCGACCGTCAATCCCGACATCGCAGCTGCCACAACAGCCTCCGACGAACCAGTCCTTCATGACAACACCATCCCGCCACTTTCCCCACGGGGAGAGCAACCGGTGGTTAAGTTCTCAAATGTGTCCTTCTCCTACAACGAAGGCGAACAGGTCCTCAACGCCGTGTCCTTTGCGGCCGATCAAGGGCAGCGCATTGCCCTCGTGGGGGAATCGGGCGGCGGTAAATCGACAATCGTTAACTTGCTGCTCGGCCTTTACCAGCCGAGCGCAGGCCGTTTATCGGTATGTGGTGAAGATGTCTCCGAATTGTCTTCAGAGCAACTACGAGCATCGGTCGGTGTGGTCTTCCAAGAATCGAGCCTCTTCTCCGGGACAATTAGAGAAAATATTGCGTATTCCCGTCCCGATGCGACGTTGGAGGAAGTGGTGGACGTCGCAAAGCGTGCAAATGCACATGACTTTATTAGCGCATTTCCCCACGGGTACGACACACTGATTGGCGAGCGCGGACTGCGCCTCTCCGGCGGCCAAAAGCAAAGAATCGCAGTCGCCCGCGCAATGCTCAAAGACGCTCCCGTACTAGTTCTCGATGAAGCCACCTCCGCGCTGGATACAAAGTCAGAGATCGCGGTTCAGGCAGGACTTGAACAGCTCATGGTGGGACGCACCACGATCATCATTGCCCACAGGCTCTCCACGATTGCGGATGTGGACACCATCATCACGCTTCGCGACGGCACTGTCGACGAAATCGGCTCCCCCGCAGAGCTCGCACATTCCGGCGGTATCTACGCCGAACTACTCGCGTTGACATCCGATGCCAGTGAGGCAAACAAGGAGAAACTGAAAAAATTCGGTTTCCAGGCGTAA
- the brnQ gene encoding branched-chain amino acid transport system II carrier protein produces the protein MTLPTKESKLTTGAIVATALMLFSMFFGAGNLIFPPVLGTSSGENFTPAIIGFLLGGVALPAVTIIAMTMSGSDIRDLGVRAGNWFNISFAVIVYLSIGAFYAIPRTSAVSYSMIVQPVLEQDSTLASVGFNALFFAVALLLALNPTGIVDKLGKFLTPALLVLLAVLVVLAIANLRSDVSPATEKYATAPLTTGLLEGYMTMDSLAALAFGILVISSLKYKSGHEGKALVKPAIIASLIASALLAIIYLGLGYVGRIMPDGQSYQDGASLLSGAARLTMGTPGQVVFGLIVLLACMTTAVGLLAATSEFFNRLLPGISYKAWLVIFSLISFFVGSMGLSKVLSIAAPLITFIYPVAITLVALTILELSVGKLKLLWGFRLPVWAVTIWSALTTLGAQGITAAESLVSWAPLHDVSLAWLLPAFTFLAIGGIIDYTRRS, from the coding sequence ATGACGCTCCCTACGAAGGAAAGTAAGCTCACCACCGGCGCTATCGTCGCGACTGCGCTCATGCTCTTCTCGATGTTCTTCGGCGCTGGAAATCTCATTTTCCCGCCGGTCCTCGGCACGAGCTCTGGCGAAAATTTCACGCCAGCAATCATTGGCTTCCTTCTCGGAGGCGTAGCGCTACCCGCCGTCACCATCATTGCAATGACAATGTCGGGAAGCGACATCCGGGATCTCGGCGTCCGCGCTGGAAACTGGTTCAATATCTCATTTGCCGTCATCGTCTATCTCTCCATCGGCGCTTTCTACGCAATACCGCGTACAAGCGCTGTGAGCTACTCGATGATCGTCCAGCCCGTACTTGAGCAAGATTCCACTCTCGCTTCCGTGGGGTTCAACGCATTATTCTTCGCCGTGGCGTTACTCCTGGCACTTAACCCCACGGGGATCGTGGACAAACTCGGTAAATTCCTCACTCCCGCGCTCCTGGTCTTGCTGGCTGTGTTAGTGGTGCTGGCTATCGCCAACCTGCGCAGCGACGTCTCTCCTGCCACGGAAAAATACGCCACCGCGCCACTGACCACCGGCCTCCTCGAGGGCTACATGACGATGGACTCACTCGCCGCGCTTGCATTCGGCATCCTCGTTATTTCTTCGCTCAAATATAAGAGCGGCCACGAAGGCAAAGCGCTCGTCAAACCAGCCATCATTGCTTCGCTGATAGCATCTGCGTTGCTCGCAATCATCTACCTTGGACTCGGCTACGTGGGGCGTATCATGCCCGATGGCCAAAGCTACCAAGATGGTGCATCTCTGCTCTCTGGTGCAGCACGACTCACCATGGGAACTCCCGGCCAGGTCGTCTTCGGACTCATCGTCCTGCTTGCCTGCATGACCACAGCAGTAGGCCTACTCGCAGCCACAAGCGAATTCTTTAACCGTCTGCTCCCCGGCATCTCGTACAAAGCATGGCTAGTGATCTTCTCACTGATCTCCTTCTTTGTAGGCAGCATGGGTCTCTCTAAAGTTCTGAGTATCGCAGCCCCGCTCATCACCTTCATCTATCCGGTGGCGATTACCTTGGTAGCACTCACCATCCTCGAACTCTCCGTGGGGAAACTGAAACTCCTGTGGGGTTTCCGACTCCCAGTCTGGGCAGTCACCATCTGGTCAGCACTTACCACCCTGGGTGCTCAAGGCATCACCGCAGCAGAAAGCCTCGTCAGCTGGGCCCCGCTTCACGACGTCAGCCTCGCCTGGCTACTCCCCGCCTTCACGTTCCTCGCAATCGGCGGAATAATCGACTACACGCGAAGAAGCTAA
- a CDS encoding LLM class flavin-dependent oxidoreductase, translating to MKTPVPLSILDFATIPRGETARKSFTRSVQLARAAERLGFSRIWYAEHHNVPTIASSAPAILIAHVANHTDRIRLGAGGIMLPNHSPYVVAEQFGTLAELHPGRIDLGLGRAPGTDQNTVGKALRRSPHAANSFPHDVAELQGYLSDQSPIPGIRAIPGAGTQVPLYILGSSLFGARLAAEMGLPYAFASHFAPKYLDEAIRTYRGEFRPSAHLDKPYVIAGVNVTWAETMQKAHEEFDEVFRSTLRSISPRGESLSDSQLDALANTHAGDNVREMLRFSAIGTTQTVTDYLQQFVARANADELMLLFRASSWDNQLRAVEELGNTWT from the coding sequence ATGAAAACCCCAGTACCGCTCTCAATCCTTGACTTCGCCACGATCCCCCGTGGGGAAACAGCACGAAAAAGTTTCACTAGATCAGTACAACTGGCTCGTGCCGCAGAGCGGCTGGGGTTTTCGCGCATTTGGTACGCCGAACACCACAATGTGCCGACGATCGCTTCGTCGGCACCTGCGATCCTTATCGCCCACGTCGCCAACCACACCGATCGCATCCGACTCGGCGCTGGCGGAATCATGTTGCCTAACCACTCGCCCTATGTTGTGGCCGAACAATTTGGCACCCTCGCTGAGCTCCACCCCGGACGCATAGATTTAGGCCTCGGACGCGCTCCGGGGACGGATCAAAACACAGTTGGCAAAGCCCTTCGACGCTCACCTCACGCCGCGAACTCATTTCCCCACGATGTGGCCGAGCTCCAGGGTTATCTCTCAGACCAATCTCCAATTCCAGGCATTCGCGCAATCCCTGGAGCCGGAACACAAGTACCTCTCTATATTTTGGGCTCGTCATTATTTGGTGCCCGCCTTGCCGCAGAAATGGGTCTTCCATACGCCTTTGCGTCTCATTTCGCTCCCAAGTATCTCGATGAGGCAATTCGCACCTATCGTGGGGAATTTCGCCCTTCAGCGCATCTAGATAAACCGTATGTAATCGCTGGAGTAAACGTCACGTGGGCAGAAACTATGCAAAAAGCCCACGAAGAGTTTGATGAGGTCTTCCGCAGCACCCTTCGCTCAATCTCACCCCGTGGGGAATCTCTTAGCGATTCTCAACTGGACGCATTAGCCAACACTCACGCCGGAGATAACGTCCGCGAAATGCTGCGTTTCAGCGCTATCGGCACGACCCAAACAGTGACGGATTATTTGCAGCAATTTGTTGCACGTGCAAATGCCGATGAGCTGATGCTCTTATTCCGCGCTTCTTCGTGGGACAACCAGCTACGAGCTGTGGAAGAGCTCGGTAACACATGGACTTAG
- a CDS encoding HNH endonuclease signature motif containing protein translates to MNVKECLEFLAANGVALAEYIFSVSQKPRAKVELSALFGIDPTTMGRYIKTAKALFGPTRDKAMREEALAIARQGNLGLDTIALINTKVSRLRDPDNQEAFRVELLLFACKHPFTVLKQHADIRLQEENSASASHSHALRYARFSHAPDANNMRYLFLSLPEELMTAIESRMVDYARRFKSTTVSSQQTLADAITGTLLHDDSRSPDGNALREGLILLPADGWKNNGGSELVTIDGATIKAAELANHLLADFGYAVLYDENAEPVDLFRTQRLANTKQRIILTADQLLCTDPSCSRAAFRAQCHHIDAWKHGGNTNLENLAMVCGSHNAQNDDDHILGKHRNGHYAKCPTTGRVGWQPPDPEAPLQFNQHPLANKSARMWALRHFSRGEITPSSP, encoded by the coding sequence ATGAACGTCAAGGAATGCCTCGAGTTTTTAGCCGCAAACGGAGTTGCATTAGCTGAATATATCTTTTCGGTCTCCCAAAAACCTCGGGCAAAGGTGGAGCTTTCTGCGCTTTTTGGCATTGATCCCACGACTATGGGCAGATACATCAAAACTGCAAAAGCTCTGTTTGGCCCCACGAGAGACAAAGCTATGCGAGAAGAAGCCCTGGCTATTGCTCGACAAGGAAATCTAGGGCTAGACACAATCGCACTGATCAACACAAAAGTCTCACGCCTACGCGACCCTGATAACCAAGAAGCGTTTCGAGTTGAGCTCCTATTATTCGCGTGCAAACACCCGTTTACAGTCCTGAAGCAGCACGCCGACATTCGCCTCCAGGAAGAAAACAGCGCTTCTGCTTCACATTCCCACGCGCTGCGCTACGCACGTTTCTCCCATGCCCCAGACGCCAACAATATGCGGTATTTATTCTTATCTCTCCCCGAAGAACTCATGACCGCAATCGAATCCCGCATGGTTGACTACGCACGCCGTTTTAAAAGCACAACCGTATCAAGCCAACAAACACTCGCTGATGCTATCACTGGCACTTTGCTTCACGACGACTCCCGCTCCCCCGACGGCAACGCTCTTCGCGAAGGCCTTATCCTCTTGCCTGCGGACGGTTGGAAAAATAATGGCGGCAGCGAACTAGTCACCATTGACGGGGCCACAATCAAAGCCGCCGAACTTGCTAATCATCTTCTCGCTGATTTTGGCTATGCCGTGCTATACGACGAAAACGCCGAACCTGTTGACCTCTTTCGAACCCAACGCTTAGCAAACACAAAACAACGCATCATCCTTACCGCCGACCAGCTTCTTTGCACTGATCCTTCCTGCAGTCGTGCAGCTTTTCGAGCACAATGCCATCACATTGACGCATGGAAACACGGAGGAAACACAAACCTGGAAAATTTAGCCATGGTATGTGGTTCTCATAATGCGCAAAACGACGACGATCACATCCTCGGCAAGCATCGCAATGGACACTACGCAAAATGCCCCACGACCGGGCGTGTTGGCTGGCAACCACCCGACCCCGAGGCACCTCTGCAATTTAACCAGCATCCTTTAGCTAACAAATCAGCCAGGATGTGGGCACTTCGCCACTTCTCCCGTGGGGAAATTACTCCCAGTTCTCCTTAG